The nucleotide sequence CTGTCGCTCAACCGCGGCCTGCGCGAATTGTTCCGCGAGAAGCTGTCGATCCTGAAGCTCGGGCTGGAGAACCGGCTGGCCGACCGCATCGGCCTGCTGTCGGGCGGCCAGCGGCAGGCCGTGAGCCTGTTGATGGCCTCGCTCAAGCCCTCGCGCATCCTGCTGCTCGACGAGCACACGGCCGCGCTCGACCCGAAGACCGCGGCCTTCGTGCTCGAGCTCACCGCGCGCATCGTCGAGGAGAGCAAGCTCACCGCGATGATGGTCACGCACAGCATGCGCCAGGCGCTGGACTACGGCTCGCGCACGGTGATGCTGCACGAGGGCCAGGTGATCCTCGACGTGGCGGGCCCCGAACGCTCGGGCCTCGACGTGCCCGACCTGCTGCGCATGTTCGAACAGACGCGCGGCGAGAAGCTCGACGACGACAAGCTGCTCCTGGCATGACCGCTGTGCGCGCGATGCGGCCCGAGGACCTGCAGGCCGTGCTGGCGATCCAGCTAGCCTGCTACGGCGCGGGCTTCGTCGAGGACGGAGCGCTGATCGTGCGCCGGCTCGCCGCGGCGCCGCGCACCGGCTGGGTGATCGAGCACGCGGGGCGGGTGGCCGCCTACCTCGCGGCCTATCCCTCGCGCGTGGGCAAGCTCACGGCCCTGCACGGCGACTTCGAGGTGCTGCCCGAGGCACAGGCCGACGCGCTCTACCTGCACGATCTCGCGGTCGACCCGGCCGCCTCGGGCCATGGCCTGGGACCGGCGCTGGTGCGGCATGCGCTGGCCTTCGCCGACGCGGCGGGCTGGCGGCGCTCGGCGCTGGTGTCGGTGCAGGCCTCGCTGGGCTTCTGGGAACGGCACGGCTACGCGGTGCATGCGCTGGCCGACGCGGCGCAGCAGGCGCGCCTGGCGAGCTATCCCGCGCCGGCGCACTACATGGTGCGGGCCTGAAAGCCGCCGCTCAGCGCCGCCAGCCGCGCTGCAGCAGCCACTGCACGGTGCCGCAGACCACCACCAGCGCGGCATAGCTCGCGATGCGGCCGTCGTGGCCCGTGACCACCAGCCCGGCCAGCAGCACCAGCACGCCAGCTATCGTATTGATAGCGAATTGCGCCCATATGGCAGGCGTTCCGGGCTTTCGCGGCATCAGGAAGCGGCCGCACAGCGCGAGCACCCCGGCCACGAAGACGGCCGGCAGCGCGAAGTTGAGGAGGTGGTTGAGCAGGGCGAGCGCGGACATTCGGCGGGCGGGCAGGAAGGGGCGAAAGCGTCATCCGCCAGCCGCTATGGAGGTCATAGACAGCGCGGTGCCGGGACGGGCTCCGCAAATTTTATAATCTCGACATGTCTGTCTGGGCTCTTGGCTTGAACCACACGACCGCGCCGCTCGATCTGCGCGGTCGTTTTGCGTTTGCGCTCGACCAGATCGCTCCCACCCTGCAGAGCCTGCGCAGCTCGTTCTCGAGCGGCCGCCACCCGCAGGTCGAGGCCGCCATCATCTCGACCTGCAACCGCACCGAGATCTACTGCGCCGCCGACCATGCCGCGATCGACCACACGGTCGGCTGGCTGGCCCAGAGCGGCGGCGTGGCCCCCGCGCTGCTGCGCTCGCATGCCTACACCCTGCACGACGGCGACGTCGCGCGCCATGCCTTCCGCGTGGCCAGCGGCCTCGATTCGATGGTGCTCGGCGAAGCCCAGATCCTCGGCCAGATGAAGGACGCGGTGCGCGCCGCCGAAACCGCCGGCGCGCTCGGCAGCACGCTCAACCAGTTGTTCCAGCGTTCGTTCGCGGTCGCCAAGGAAGTGCGCACCGCCACCGAGATCGGCGCGCACTCGATCAGCATGGCCGCCGCCGCCGTGCGCCTGGCCGGCCAGCTGTTCGAAGACCTGCGCCAGACGCGCGTGCTGTTCGTCGGCGCCGGCGAGATGATCGACCTCGCGGCCACGCACTTCGCGGCCAAGGAGCCGAAGTCCATCGCCATCGCCAACCGCACGCTCGAACGCGGCGAGAAGCTGGCCTCGCGCTTCGGCGGCGAGGCGATGCGGCTGGCCGATTTGCCGGCGCGGCTGGCCGAGTTCGACATCGTCGTGAGCTGCACCGCGAGCACGCTGCCGATCATCGGCCTGGGCGCCGTGGAACGCGCGCTCAAGTCGCGCAAGCACCGCCCGATGTTCATGGTCGACCTGGCCGTGCCGCGCGACATCGAGCCCGAGGTGAAGGCGCTCGAGGACATCTACCTCTACACCGTGGACGACCTCGCCCAGGTGGTGCAGCAAGGCCAGGCCAACCGCCAGGCCGCGGTGGCGCAGGCCGAGGTCATCATCGACGCCGGGGTGCAGAGCTTCATGCACTGGCTGGGCCAGCGCGGCACGGTGCCGCTGATCCAGCAGCTCAACGCGCAGACCGACGAATGGCGCGCCGCCGAACTGGCGCGCGCGCGCAAGCTGCTCGCCAAGGGCGAATCGGTCGAAGCCGTGCTCGAAGCCCTGTCGCGCGGGCTCACGCAGAAGATGCTGCATGGCGCGCTGGCCGAGCTGCACGCGGGCGATGCCGCCTCGCGCGAGCAGACGGCGCAGACCATCTCACGCCTGTTCCTGCGCAAAGAGCGTTAGCGACGCTGGCTGGCGTTGTCGTCCGCGCTGAATGAAAGCGGACATCCGAACGCAGAGGGCGCGAAGGTTTCGCGAAGAACGCGAAAGAAACCTTCAAAAGATTTTTCTCTCCTTCTGCGGCTTTTGCGAAACCTTCGCGCCCTCTGCGTTCGGTTTCCGCTCCCGATCCCGCTTTTCCACCCTCACCCGTGAAGCCTTTTCTCCGCCACCAACTCGAACGCTATGCCGCCCGCCTCGGCGAACTCGACTTCCTGCTCTCGCGCGAGGACATCATGGGCGACATGGCGCAGTACCGCACCATCTCGCGCGAACATGCCGAGGTGACGCAGGTGGCCGGCCGCTATGCGCGCTACGTGCAGCGCGAGGCCGACATCGCGGGCGCGAAGGAGATGCTCGACGACCCCGACATGGCCGAGATGGCCGCGCAGGAGATCGCCGAGGGCGAGGCCGAGCTCACGCAGCTGGAAGACGAGCTGCAGCGCCTGCTGCTGCCCAAGGACCCCGACGACGCGCGCAATGCCTTCCTCGAAATCCGCGCCGGCACCGGCGGCGACGAATCGGCGCTGTTCGCGGGCGACCTGCTGCGCATGTACACGCGCTATTGCGAGCGCGCCGGCTGGCGTTGCGAGACCGTGAGCGAAAACGAGAGCGAGCTCGGCGGCTACAAGGAAGTGGTGGTGCGCATCTCGGGCGACGAGGTGTTCGGCAACCTGCGCTTCGAATCGGGCGGCCACCGCGTGCAGCGCGTGCCGGCCACCGAGACGCAGGGCCGCATCCACACCAGCGCCTGCACGGTGGCGGTGCTGGCCGAGCCCGACGAGGCGCAGGCGGTGCAGATCAATCCGGCCGACCTGCGCATCGACACCTACCGCGCCAGCGGCGCCGGCGGCCAGCACATCAACAAGACCGATTCGGCGGTGCGCATCACGCACATCCCGACCGGCATCGTGGCCGAGTGCCAGGACGACCGCAGCCAGCACCGCAACAAGGCCAAGGCGCTGCAGGTGCTGTCGGCGCGGATCCAGGAGAAGGAGCGCAGCGAACGCGCCGCCAAGGACGCCGCGCTGCGCAAGGGCCTGATCGGCAGCGGCGACCGCTCCGACCGCATCCGCACCTACAACTTCCCCCAGGGCCGGCTCACCGACCACCGGATCAACCTCACGCTCTACAAGCTGCTCGCGATCATGGAAGGCGACCTCGGCGACGTGCTCGAGGCGCTGCGCGCGGCGCGCGCGGCCGAGCAGCTGGCCGAGCTCGAGTCGAGCCTGCCCTCATGAGCACCGAGCCGCTCGCGCCTTCTACCGTGACCCAGGCGCTGGCCGCGGCCGCGCGGCTGGGCGTCGACCGGCTCGATGCCCAGTTGCTGCTGCTGCATGCGCTGGGCCGGCCGCCGCACGACCGCGCCTGGCTGCTCGCGCACGACACCGACGCGCTGCCCGAGCCGCTGTGGACCGAACTGTCGGCGCGGCTGCTGCGCCGCCTCGCGGGCGAGCCGGTGGCCTACCTGCTGGGCGAGAAGGAATTCCACGGCCTCGATCTTCGCGTCGACCCGCGCGTGCTGGTGCCGCGGCCCGACACCGAGACGCTGGTCGACTGGGCGCTGGAATGCCTCGAAGGCCAGGCCGCGCCGCGCGTGCTTGACCTGGGCACCGGCAGCGGCGCGATCGCGCTGGCGCTGCAGCATGCACGGCCCGACGCACGGGTCGATGCCGTGGATGCCAGTGCCGACGCGCTCGCGGTGGCCCGCGCCAATGCCGAGCGCCTGAAGCTGCCGGTGCGCTTCGCCCAGGCCGACTGGCTGGCGGGCGCGGCCCCGGGTTACGCGCTGATCGCCAGCAACCCGCCCTACATCGCCGCCGGCGACCCGCACCTGCCGGCGCTGCAGCACGAGCCCCTCTCGGCGCTGGTGGCCGGCGCCGACGGGCTCGACGACATCCGCCGCATCGTGGCCGACGCGCCCGCGCACCTGGCCGAAGGCGGCTGGCTGCTGCTGGAGCACGGCCACGACCAGGCTCCCGCCGTGCGGCAGCTGCTGGCCGCCCACGGCTTCGCCGAGGTGCAAAGCCGCGACGACCTGGCAGGCATCGCGCGCTGCTCGGGCGGAATCCGGCGCACGGTGAAATAATCCCTCCAGCCTACTTTTCAGGAGCCCCCATGTCCGACGCCCAGCAACGCATCGACGACCTCGTCAAATCCAACGAACTCGTGCTCTTCATGAAGGGCAACGCCAGCTTCCCCATGTGCGGCTTCTCGGGCCGCGCGATCCAGATCCTCAAGGCCGTGGGCGTCGACACCAAGTCGCTCAAGACCGTCAACGTCCTCGAGGACGACGGCATCCGCCAGGGCATCAAGGACTACAGCAACTGGCCCACCATCCCCCAGCTCTACGTCAAAGGCGAATTCGTCGGCGGCTCGGACATCATGATGGAGATGTACGAATCGGGCGAACTGCAGAAGGTGCTGGCCGGCGACGCTGCCTGACCCGGGCCCGGCGATGAGCCACGGCCACGATCATCACGACCACGGGCATCCGCACGACGAGGCTGCGGCCCCGGCGTGGAAGCACGACGGCGTGCGGGTGATCGCGGCCAACCAGCTCGACGCCAACACCGCCCAGACGCCCGGCATGAACCGGGCCGCGGCGATCAATTTCGCGCGCGTCGGCGCGCAGAAGCTCTGGGCCGGCACGGTCACCATCCATGCCGACGCCAAGACCGGCGCCCACCACCACGGCCACCTCGAATCGGTGATCTATGTCGTGCGTGGCCGCGCCCGCATGCGCTGGGGCGAGCAGCTCGAGTTCACGGCCGAGGCCGGACCGGGCGACTTCATCTACGTGCCGCCCTACGTGCCGCACCAGGAAATCAACGCCAGCCCGACCGAAGCGCTCGAGTGCGTGCTGTGCCGCAGCGACGGCGAGGCCGTCGCGGTGAACCTCGACATCGAACCGGTCGAGAAGCCCGAGTCGGTGCTGTGGGTCGACCCGACCCACCCGCACGGCGGGGTCTGAGCACCCATTCGTCCGCGGGCCGCGCCCGTGGCGGGCGCCCGCTGCGCCATGGCACCATCGGGGTCTGCTGGTGAACACCATGACCCTGACCCAAAGCCTGCTCGTCATTGCGCTCCTGATCGCGCTGAGCGCCTTCTTCTCCCTCGCCGAGATCGCGCTGGCCGCCTCGCGCCGGCTGCGCCTGCGCCAGATGGCCGACGACGGCGACGCGCGCGCCGACCTCGTGCTGCGCATCCAGGAGCAGCCCGGCTACTACTTCACCGTGGTGCAGATCGGCCTCAACGCGGTCGCGATCCTCGGCGGCGTGGTCGGCGAAGGCGCGCTGAGCCCCTACTTCGCGCGCCTGTTCACCGGCTGGCTCGGCCCCGAGGGCGCGCAGAGCGCGGGCTTCCTGTGCTCCTTCGTGACCATCATCGCGGTGTTCCTGGTGTTCGCCGACCTGTTCCCGAAGCGGCTGGGCATGAACGACCCCGAGCGCCTCGCGGTGCGCATCGCCAAGCCGATGCAGCTGCTGATCACCACCTTCAAGCCGCTGGTGTGGTTGTTCACCGCCTGCACCGACCTGCTGTTCAAGCTGCTGGGCATGCCGATCGCGCGCGACGACAAGATCACCTCGGCCGACATCCTCGCGATGACCGAGGCCGGCGCGCGCGCCGGCGTGCTCGCGGTGCGCGAGCAGCAGGTGATCGCCAACGTGTTCGAGCTCGAGACGCGGCTCGTGAGCAGCGTGATGACCGCGCGCGATAGCATCGCCTGGTTCCTGCACGACGACCCCGAGTCGGTGCTGCGCGCGCGCATCGTTGCCGAGCCCTTCTCGGCCTATCCGGTGTGCGACGGCGACATCGACCACGTGCTGGGCTATGTCGATGCCAAGGACATGTTCCAGCGCGTGCTCAGCGGCCAGCCGCTGGCCTTCGATCAGGGGCTGCCGCTGCACAAGGCGCTGGTGATTCCCGACCGGCTGTCGCTGACCGAGGTGCTCGAGCAGTTCCAGCAGGCGCATGAAGACTTCGCGATCATCGTCAACGAGTACAGCCTGGTGGTGGGCGTGATCACGCTCAACGACGTGATGAGCACGGTGATGGGGGACCTGGTGTCCATGCCCGACGAGGAGCAGATCGTGCGCCGCGACGAGAACTCCTGGCTGATCGACGGCATCACGCCGATCCAGGACGTGCAGCGTGCGCTGCAGATCGACGAGCTGCCGCATGCCGACGAGTACGAGACGCTCGCGGGCTTCCTGATGGTGATGCTGCGCCGCGTGCCCAAGCGCACCGACAGCGTGAGCTGGGCGGGCTATACCTTCGAGGTGATGGACGTCGACAGCTACCGCATCGACCAGGTGATGGTCACCAAAACCTGATCGCCCGTACCCGGGTCAGGCCGCGGAACGGGCCTTGTCCTGTTCCTTGCGCTCGATCTCGCGGTCGGCCCAGGCCCACAGCCGCTGGTTCGAGAACACCGCGTTCGGATACGGCGCCTTGCCGCGGCTGCCGTTGTAGCGGCCCAGCGTCAGGAACAGGTCGCCGCTCTCGCGGTCGAGGTAGTGGCGCAGGATCACGCAGCCGAAGCGCAGGTTGGTCTGCATGTGGAACAGCTTGGCCGGGTCGCTGTCGCCGATCACGCGGGTCCAGAACGGCATGACCTGCATGTAGCCGCGCGCGCCCGCGCTCGACACGGCGAACTTGCGGAAATTGCTCTCGACCTGGATCAGCCCGAGCACCAGGCTCACCTCGAGCCCCGAGCGCTTGGCCTCGTACCAGACGGTCTGCAGGAATTCGATGCGCGAGGGCGCGTCGGCGATCTTCTTCTTGAGCCGTTCGCTCATCTCGCCGAGCCAGCGCAGGTAGGTCAGCCGGGCCTCGGTGTTCGCGAACTGCGGCACCGGCGGTGCCTTGTTGTGGATGGCCGAGCTCAGCGCGGTGCGCACCGAGTCGATCAGCGGCTCCTCGATCTGCGCGCCGGCCAGTGCGGGGCGCGGCAGCGACAGCGCCGCGAGGGCGCCCGCCGCGGCGCTCAGACAGCGGCGTCGCGAGAAGCCGCCCGTCAGGCTCATGCCGCGAGCTTGCCCGCGATGAAGTCCGCGATGCCGGCGGCCGGCACCTTGGTCGCGGCGGTGTCGCGGCGATGCTGGTATTCGAGCTGGCCTTCCTTGAGGCCGCGGTCGGAGATCACCACGCGGTGCGGCACGCCGATCAGTTCCCAGTCGGCGAACATCGCGCCCGGGCGCTCGCCGCGGTCGTCGAGCAGCACGTCGACGCCCTTGGCGAGCAGCTCCTCGTAGAGCGCCTCGGCCGCGGTCTTGACCTCGGCGCTGCGGTCCATGCCGATCGGGCACACCACCACGGTGAACGGCGCGATCGCGTCGGGCCAGATGATCCCGCGCTCGTCGTGGTTCTGTTCGATGGCGGCAGCCGGCAGGCGCGTGACGCCGATGCCGTAGCAACCCATCTCGAGGAACTGCGGCTTGCCGGCCTCGTCGAGGAAGGTTGCGTTCATGGACTTGCTGTACTTGGTGCCCAGCACGAAGACGTGGCCCACCTCGATGCCGCGCTCGATCGCCAGCACGCCCTTGCCGTCGGGAGAGGCATCGCCCGCGACCACGTTGCGCAGGTCGGCCACCAGCTCGGGTTCGGGCAGGTCGCGGCCCCAGTTGACGCCGGTCATGTGGAAGTCGACCTCGTTGGCGCCCGTGATCCAGTCGGCCATCAGCGCGACTTCGCGGTCGGCCACCAGCTTCACCGGCTGCTTGAGGTTGAGCGGGCCGAGGTAGCCCGGCTTGCAGCCGAAGTGCGCATCGATCTCGGCGAGGGTCGCGAAGCGGAAGCCCTTGTCGAGGCCGGGCAGCTTGCCGACCTTGATCTCGTTCATCTCGTGGTCGCCGCGCAGCAGCAGCAGCCAGACCTGCGAGCCCTTGATGTTGCCGGCCTCGTCGAGGATGTCCGTGGCCAGCACCAGCGACTTCA is from Variovorax paradoxus and encodes:
- a CDS encoding ABC transporter ATP-binding protein codes for the protein MLRAEQLEMTFNPGTPIENRVLRGLGLEIPTGQFVTVIGSNGAGKSTFLNAVSGDLIVDKGRIEIDGKDVTRLNAWQRSGMVARVFQDPMAGTCEALTIEENMALAWKRGERRGLGLSLNRGLRELFREKLSILKLGLENRLADRIGLLSGGQRQAVSLLMASLKPSRILLLDEHTAALDPKTAAFVLELTARIVEESKLTAMMVTHSMRQALDYGSRTVMLHEGQVILDVAGPERSGLDVPDLLRMFEQTRGEKLDDDKLLLA
- a CDS encoding GNAT family N-acetyltransferase, which translates into the protein MTAVRAMRPEDLQAVLAIQLACYGAGFVEDGALIVRRLAAAPRTGWVIEHAGRVAAYLAAYPSRVGKLTALHGDFEVLPEAQADALYLHDLAVDPAASGHGLGPALVRHALAFADAAGWRRSALVSVQASLGFWERHGYAVHALADAAQQARLASYPAPAHYMVRA
- a CDS encoding glutamyl-tRNA reductase; protein product: MSVWALGLNHTTAPLDLRGRFAFALDQIAPTLQSLRSSFSSGRHPQVEAAIISTCNRTEIYCAADHAAIDHTVGWLAQSGGVAPALLRSHAYTLHDGDVARHAFRVASGLDSMVLGEAQILGQMKDAVRAAETAGALGSTLNQLFQRSFAVAKEVRTATEIGAHSISMAAAAVRLAGQLFEDLRQTRVLFVGAGEMIDLAATHFAAKEPKSIAIANRTLERGEKLASRFGGEAMRLADLPARLAEFDIVVSCTASTLPIIGLGAVERALKSRKHRPMFMVDLAVPRDIEPEVKALEDIYLYTVDDLAQVVQQGQANRQAAVAQAEVIIDAGVQSFMHWLGQRGTVPLIQQLNAQTDEWRAAELARARKLLAKGESVEAVLEALSRGLTQKMLHGALAELHAGDAASREQTAQTISRLFLRKER
- the prfA gene encoding peptide chain release factor 1; translated protein: MKPFLRHQLERYAARLGELDFLLSREDIMGDMAQYRTISREHAEVTQVAGRYARYVQREADIAGAKEMLDDPDMAEMAAQEIAEGEAELTQLEDELQRLLLPKDPDDARNAFLEIRAGTGGDESALFAGDLLRMYTRYCERAGWRCETVSENESELGGYKEVVVRISGDEVFGNLRFESGGHRVQRVPATETQGRIHTSACTVAVLAEPDEAQAVQINPADLRIDTYRASGAGGQHINKTDSAVRITHIPTGIVAECQDDRSQHRNKAKALQVLSARIQEKERSERAAKDAALRKGLIGSGDRSDRIRTYNFPQGRLTDHRINLTLYKLLAIMEGDLGDVLEALRAARAAEQLAELESSLPS
- the prmC gene encoding peptide chain release factor N(5)-glutamine methyltransferase, which translates into the protein MSTEPLAPSTVTQALAAAARLGVDRLDAQLLLLHALGRPPHDRAWLLAHDTDALPEPLWTELSARLLRRLAGEPVAYLLGEKEFHGLDLRVDPRVLVPRPDTETLVDWALECLEGQAAPRVLDLGTGSGAIALALQHARPDARVDAVDASADALAVARANAERLKLPVRFAQADWLAGAAPGYALIASNPPYIAAGDPHLPALQHEPLSALVAGADGLDDIRRIVADAPAHLAEGGWLLLEHGHDQAPAVRQLLAAHGFAEVQSRDDLAGIARCSGGIRRTVK
- the grxD gene encoding Grx4 family monothiol glutaredoxin — protein: MSDAQQRIDDLVKSNELVLFMKGNASFPMCGFSGRAIQILKAVGVDTKSLKTVNVLEDDGIRQGIKDYSNWPTIPQLYVKGEFVGGSDIMMEMYESGELQKVLAGDAA
- a CDS encoding cupin domain-containing protein, which translates into the protein MSHGHDHHDHGHPHDEAAAPAWKHDGVRVIAANQLDANTAQTPGMNRAAAINFARVGAQKLWAGTVTIHADAKTGAHHHGHLESVIYVVRGRARMRWGEQLEFTAEAGPGDFIYVPPYVPHQEINASPTEALECVLCRSDGEAVAVNLDIEPVEKPESVLWVDPTHPHGGV
- a CDS encoding HlyC/CorC family transporter → MTLTQSLLVIALLIALSAFFSLAEIALAASRRLRLRQMADDGDARADLVLRIQEQPGYYFTVVQIGLNAVAILGGVVGEGALSPYFARLFTGWLGPEGAQSAGFLCSFVTIIAVFLVFADLFPKRLGMNDPERLAVRIAKPMQLLITTFKPLVWLFTACTDLLFKLLGMPIARDDKITSADILAMTEAGARAGVLAVREQQVIANVFELETRLVSSVMTARDSIAWFLHDDPESVLRARIVAEPFSAYPVCDGDIDHVLGYVDAKDMFQRVLSGQPLAFDQGLPLHKALVIPDRLSLTEVLEQFQQAHEDFAIIVNEYSLVVGVITLNDVMSTVMGDLVSMPDEEQIVRRDENSWLIDGITPIQDVQRALQIDELPHADEYETLAGFLMVMLRRVPKRTDSVSWAGYTFEVMDVDSYRIDQVMVTKT
- a CDS encoding lytic transglycosylase domain-containing protein, with protein sequence MSLTGGFSRRRCLSAAAGALAALSLPRPALAGAQIEEPLIDSVRTALSSAIHNKAPPVPQFANTEARLTYLRWLGEMSERLKKKIADAPSRIEFLQTVWYEAKRSGLEVSLVLGLIQVESNFRKFAVSSAGARGYMQVMPFWTRVIGDSDPAKLFHMQTNLRFGCVILRHYLDRESGDLFLTLGRYNGSRGKAPYPNAVFSNQRLWAWADREIERKEQDKARSAA
- a CDS encoding proline--tRNA ligase — protein: MKASRFFVSTLKEAPADAEVASHRLMMRAGMIKKVGTGIYTYMPMGLRVIRKVEAIVREEMNRAGAVEMTMPVVQPAELWQESGRFDKMGPELLRIKDRHDRDFVVQPTSEEVVTDIARQEIRSYKQLPKNFYQIQTKFRDERRPRFGLMRGREFIMKDAYSFDRDLDAAKASYQAMAQAYRNIFDRFGLRYRAVAADSGAIGGDLSEEFQVIAATGEDAIVYCPDSDYAANMEKAEALAPAGPRPAAANALEKTPTPGKSTCEDVAVLLGVPLATTVKSLVLATDILDEAGNIKGSQVWLLLLRGDHEMNEIKVGKLPGLDKGFRFATLAEIDAHFGCKPGYLGPLNLKQPVKLVADREVALMADWITGANEVDFHMTGVNWGRDLPEPELVADLRNVVAGDASPDGKGVLAIERGIEVGHVFVLGTKYSKSMNATFLDEAGKPQFLEMGCYGIGVTRLPAAAIEQNHDERGIIWPDAIAPFTVVVCPIGMDRSAEVKTAAEALYEELLAKGVDVLLDDRGERPGAMFADWELIGVPHRVVISDRGLKEGQLEYQHRRDTAATKVPAAGIADFIAGKLAA